One Trichoderma atroviride chromosome 7, complete sequence DNA segment encodes these proteins:
- a CDS encoding uncharacterized protein (BUSCO:EOG092D2ICY) yields the protein MASIAPSIQRAQAPMRRALAASPAALRSFATVPPHPTDASQASAKPASRPTTYFKDKSVGSLSDFIATSSPVQSLSPSDAYELKTAEVGPAGKKRTITRLPEWLKTSIPAGNDNYKKIKSDLRGLGLHTVCEEARCPNISECWGGSDKNAATATIMLMGDTCTRGCRFCSVKTNRAPAPLDPHEPEHTAEALARWGLGYVVLTSVDRDDLADGGARHFAETISKIKQKKPTLLVEALTGDFRGDLDMVRIVAESGLDVYAHNVETVEALTPYVRDRRATFRQSLKVLNHVKEVKGKEGIITKTSIMLGLGEQEHEVMDALRELRKANVDVVTFGQYMRPTKRHLKVEKYVTPDEFEMWRLRALDMGFLYCASGPLVRSSYKAGEAFIENVLRKRAGDKAAAVASEGLGKTVALDATNSQ from the exons ATGGCCTCAATAGCCCCATCAATTCAGCGAGCCCAGGCGCCCATGCGAAGGGCTCTGGCTGCCTCTCCCGCCGCCCTCAGATCCTTCGCCACCGTCCCGCCGCATCCCACCGACGCCAGCCAAGCTTCCGCAAAGCCAGCATCGCGGCCTACGACGTATTTCAAGGACAAATCGGTGGGCTCGCTCTCAGACTTCATTGCAACGTCGTCTCCCGTGCAGTCCCTATCGCCCAGCGATGCATACGAACTGAAGACGGCCGAAGTCGGCCCTGCCGGCAAGAAGAGGACCATCACGCGACTGCCCGAGTGGCTCAAGACGTCCATCCCCGCGGGCAACGACAACTacaagaagatcaagagcGATTTGCGCGGCCTGGGCCTGCACACCGTCTGCGAGGAGGCGCGGTGTCCCAACATCTCCGAGTGCTGGGGCGGTTCCGACAAGAATGCTGCCACGGCCACCATCATGCTCATGGGCGACACGTGTACGCGCGGATGCCGCTTCTGCAGCGTCAAGACGAACCGAGCGCCTGCTCCTCTGGATCCCCATGAGCCCGAACACACCGCCGAGGCACTGGCACGATGGGGCCTTGGCTACGTTGTGCTGACGAGCGTGGACCGCGATGATTTGGCCGACGGCGGTGCCCGACACTTTGCAGAGACGATTAGCAAGATTaagcagaagaagccgacATTGCTCGTCGAGGCCCTGACGGGAGACTTTCGTGGCGACCTGGACATGGTCAGGATTGTGGCCGAGAGTGGATTGGATGTGTATGCGCACAACGTTGAGACTGTGGAGGCCCTCACTCCGTACGTGCGCGATCGCAGGGCGACATTTCGCCAGAGCTTGAAGGTGTTGAACCACGTCAAGGaggtcaagggcaaggaggGCATCATCACAAAGACTAGCATCATGCTTGGTCTGGGAGAACAAGAGCACGAGGTCATGGATGCTCTAAGAG AGCTGCGAAAGGCCAACGTCGACGTCGTCACCTTCGGACAGTACATGCGCCCGACCAAGCGACACCTCAAGGTCGAGAAATACGTCACCCCCGACGAGTTCGAGATGTGGCGCCTACGGGCTCTGGACATGGGCTTCCTCTACTGCGCAAGTGGACCCCTCGTGCGCTCGTCCtacaaggccggcgaggcATTCATTGAGAATGTCCTGAGGAAGAGGGCCGGCGATAAGGCTGCGGCAGTGGCGAGCGAGGGTTTGGGCAAGACGGTCGCGCTTGATGCTACCAACTCGCAGTAA
- a CDS encoding uncharacterized protein (EggNog:ENOG41~SECRETED:SignalP(1-17)) → MKFSLFAAAALPALALSQSTTTQTSTTVLTKTVTLARLHTVTSIVSSHNATTTAASATSAPYQSIGTAVSTGVGSTAFKPTVVPSTGAPIASATKGPHSAGVALEASKVALVGVAGMMLFAMM, encoded by the coding sequence ATGAAGTTCTCTCTgttcgccgccgccgctctcccggcccttgctctctctcagTCCACCACCACTCAGACGTCGACCACCGTCCTGACCAAGACTGTCACTCTCGCCAGACTTCACACCGTCACTTCCATTGTCTCCTCTCACAacgccaccaccactgctgcctctgccaCCTCGGCCCCCTACCAGTCAATCGGCACTGCTGTCAGCACCGGCGTCGGCTCGACTGCCTTCAAGCCTACAGTCGTTCCCTCCACCGGTGCTCCCATCGCTTCTGCCACCAAGGGCCCCCACAGCGCTGGTGTTGCTCTTGAGGCCAGCAAGGTCGCCTTGGTCGGTGTCGCCGGCATGATGCTTTTCGCCATGATGTAA